A single window of Cellulomonas sp. NTE-D12 DNA harbors:
- a CDS encoding flagellar hook capping FlgD N-terminal domain-containing protein, whose amino-acid sequence MSIDVSYLTSDRTAATAGASAPKDKTQLDSKAFMQLLIAQLKNQDPSSPMDTSAMMTQTTQMSTMQSLTELTTTSQNEFALQMRVAAATLVGRQVTWNDANGTEQHGQVSAVSYTSTVPTLRVGTTDVGLDEVRTVTPSSTAGTTAGTSASA is encoded by the coding sequence ATGAGCATCGACGTCTCGTACCTCACGTCCGACCGGACGGCCGCCACGGCGGGCGCCTCGGCACCGAAGGACAAGACCCAGCTGGACAGCAAGGCATTCATGCAGCTGCTGATCGCCCAGCTGAAGAACCAGGACCCCAGCTCGCCGATGGACACCTCGGCGATGATGACGCAGACCACCCAGATGTCGACGATGCAGAGCCTCACCGAGCTCACCACCACGTCGCAGAACGAGTTCGCGCTGCAGATGCGCGTCGCCGCGGCCACGCTCGTCGGCCGCCAGGTGACCTGGAACGACGCCAACGGGACCGAGCAGCACGGCCAGGTCTCCGCCGTCTCCTACACCTCCACCGTGCCCACCCTGCGGGTCGGCACCACCGACGTCGGCCTCGACGAGGTCCGCACCGTCACCCCGTCCAGCACGGCCGGCACCACAGCCGGCACCTCCGCCAGCGCCTGA
- a CDS encoding M15 family metallopeptidase, which translates to MDGLSQISQISARVLQLQSLVSGPVAGVALASRPAATAAGAARGAAFDDVLAQELARSSSSSATSSLSSATATTAAGTLGANRVPTDLAAYGNGRIPDSALAPVGDTGKKMWAPAAAAMTKLIAAAKADGVTVGITETYRPYDEQVQLAASKGLYSQGGLAAKPGTSEHGWGIAADLQLNGAAQAWMQRNAPSCGFQADVPGESWHWAYHPAG; encoded by the coding sequence ATGGACGGTCTCTCGCAGATCTCCCAGATCTCCGCCCGGGTGCTGCAGCTGCAGTCCCTGGTGTCCGGCCCGGTCGCCGGTGTCGCCCTGGCCTCGCGCCCGGCGGCCACGGCGGCCGGGGCGGCCAGGGGCGCGGCGTTCGACGACGTGCTGGCGCAGGAGCTGGCGAGGAGCTCGTCGTCGTCGGCCACGTCGTCGCTCTCGTCGGCCACCGCCACGACGGCGGCCGGGACGCTCGGCGCCAACCGCGTCCCGACCGATCTCGCGGCCTACGGCAACGGCCGCATCCCCGACTCGGCCCTCGCGCCGGTCGGCGACACCGGCAAGAAGATGTGGGCGCCGGCCGCCGCCGCGATGACCAAGCTGATCGCGGCCGCCAAGGCCGACGGCGTGACCGTCGGCATCACCGAGACGTACCGGCCGTACGACGAGCAGGTGCAGCTGGCCGCCAGCAAGGGCCTGTACTCGCAGGGCGGTCTCGCGGCCAAGCCCGGCACCAGCGAGCACGGCTGGGGCATCGCCGCCGACCTGCAGCTGAACGGCGCCGCCCAGGCGTGGATGCAGCGCAACGCGCCGTCGTGCGGCTTCCAGGCCGACGTGCCCGGCGAGAGCTGGCACTGGGCCTACCACCCGGCGGGCTGA
- a CDS encoding flagellar FlbD family protein, translating into MIIVTRLNGGLFGVNPDLVQRVESAPDTILTLIDGSKYIVEESMAEVISRITEHRALVLARARQIETERQSVHLAPVPSDDEPEGGPDDEPDPRGPHDEGRAHLRTVR; encoded by the coding sequence GTGATCATCGTGACGCGCCTCAACGGCGGACTCTTCGGGGTGAACCCCGATCTGGTCCAGCGCGTCGAGAGCGCGCCGGACACGATCCTGACGCTCATCGACGGCAGCAAGTACATCGTCGAGGAGTCGATGGCCGAGGTGATCTCCCGCATCACCGAGCACCGGGCGCTGGTGCTGGCCCGGGCCCGGCAGATCGAGACCGAGCGGCAGTCGGTGCACCTCGCGCCGGTGCCGTCGGACGACGAGCCGGAGGGCGGTCCGGACGACGAGCCCGACCCCCGGGGTCCCCACGACGAGGGCCGTGCCCACCTGC
- a CDS encoding flagellar hook protein FlgE has product MLRSLFSGISGLRSHQTMLDVTGNNIANVNTTGFKSSQIQFQDTLSQLVSNAGGAQPGAGVGGTNPAQVGLGVRVAGITTSFSQGASQLTGRSTDMMIQGDGFFAVRKGADTYYTRAGSFDFDSTGQMVLPGEGALVQGWAATNGVIDTNGPLTDLRVPAGTLMAAIATKSATYEGNLEQSAPDGTTITRAIGVYDSTGNETQLNLTFQASTTAAGVTTWNLTGNDGAASTAYGPLTFDGTGKLTSAGTLTVGGITVDISKITGFAGLDTVAATKQDGQAAGTLQSFSLGSDGTITGAFSNGLKQVIGRIALASFTNPAGLEKSGGSLFQTTVNSGNPQLGAPGTGGRGTLAGGALEMSNVDLSSEFTNLIVAQRGFQANSRVITTSDEVLQELVNLKR; this is encoded by the coding sequence ATGCTTCGCTCGCTCTTCTCCGGCATCAGCGGTCTGCGCAGCCACCAGACGATGCTCGACGTCACCGGCAACAACATCGCCAACGTCAACACCACGGGCTTCAAGAGCTCGCAGATCCAGTTCCAGGACACGCTCAGCCAGCTGGTGTCCAACGCGGGCGGCGCCCAGCCCGGCGCGGGCGTCGGCGGCACCAACCCCGCCCAGGTGGGCCTGGGCGTGCGGGTGGCCGGCATCACGACGAGCTTCTCGCAGGGGGCCTCGCAGCTGACCGGCCGCAGCACCGACATGATGATCCAGGGCGACGGGTTCTTCGCCGTCCGCAAGGGCGCCGACACGTACTACACGCGCGCCGGGTCGTTCGACTTCGACTCCACCGGTCAGATGGTGCTGCCGGGCGAGGGTGCCCTGGTGCAGGGCTGGGCCGCCACCAACGGCGTGATCGACACCAACGGGCCGCTGACGGACCTGCGGGTGCCCGCCGGCACGCTGATGGCGGCGATCGCCACCAAGAGCGCGACGTACGAGGGCAACCTGGAGCAGTCCGCGCCGGACGGCACCACGATCACCCGTGCGATCGGCGTCTACGACTCGACCGGCAACGAGACCCAGCTCAACCTGACGTTCCAGGCCAGCACCACGGCTGCGGGCGTCACCACGTGGAACCTGACCGGCAACGACGGCGCGGCCAGCACCGCCTACGGCCCGCTGACGTTCGACGGCACGGGCAAGCTGACGTCGGCCGGCACGCTGACGGTGGGCGGCATCACCGTCGACATCTCCAAGATCACCGGCTTCGCCGGCCTGGACACCGTCGCGGCCACCAAGCAGGACGGCCAGGCGGCCGGCACGCTGCAGTCGTTCTCGCTCGGCAGCGACGGCACCATCACCGGCGCCTTCAGCAACGGCCTCAAGCAGGTGATCGGCCGCATCGCGCTCGCGTCGTTCACCAACCCGGCGGGCCTGGAGAAGTCCGGCGGATCGCTGTTCCAGACGACGGTGAACTCGGGCAACCCGCAGCTCGGCGCCCCCGGCACCGGCGGTCGCGGCACGCTCGCCGGCGGCGCGCTGGAGATGTCCAACGTCGACCTGTCCAGCGAGTTCACCAACCTGATCGTCGCCCAGCGCGGCTTCCAGGCGAACTCGCGCGTCATCACCACGTCCGACGAGGTCCTGCAGGAGCTCGTCAACCTCAAGCGCTGA